Within Labrus bergylta chromosome 18, fLabBer1.1, whole genome shotgun sequence, the genomic segment GCGCGTCTCTGAGTTACATTCGGCCCTCCGTCTGTCTGCCCTCTCACTGCAGATGGCTTCACAACTAGCTGCCCTCACGCTCAGCCTCCCCGAGCTCTGCCGTAGAGGAACCAGAAATCACCCATGCCCAGACCGCGGTGTCAGTCTGCCAGGGCGAGCCTGCTCACACCACCCACTCTGACGGGAACTTTCACCTCCACTCATGTCCAAGTGGCACCGCATGGACAGAGTATCTCTGATAGCAGCCCAAAGGAACTTCTTCCCCAGTCACTTTGAttagtttaaatattttctaGTTTGCAAATGAAGCCTTAGAAGCAAGTAAAACCCTCTCCTGGATCATTCAACAGTTTAACCAAAATAATCTGTACATTGAGGGTGCATGTTTCTATCTCAGGGTTGAAGTTTGTGTTCAGGTTTAGGAGATTTTTTGGAAAACTCCTGGCTGTTAATTTgacgttttttttgtctgctttctgtatttttaagcaTCTTTCCTCGTCCtgttcttcatcctctctgacAAGCCCAATCTATTCTCAGGGTCCCAGGCAGCTTAGTTGGAGTCAAAGCTCAGTGGCAAAAATGCAGCAATGTAGCCTTCAGCAATCTGTGTTCCCCAGTGAAGGATAGGATAAATTAGATTAGGGGGATTTAGTGTTACTGGTAGCCAACTGGGCTGTCCATGAGTGGGCTGGAGCAGTAGGGTTCTGGAGGGTCTTGGAGCTCAGTTTCATGGGTCTGGGCGTGGTCTTCTTCgcactcctcttcctccgctGGGCCATGGCTTGAACTCTGTGAACTGGCCATGGCGCCGTAGCTGTGGTGTGCAGGGGAGGGCATGGGGGTCAAAGCCAGCTCTGGCTCCAGGAGCACGGTCGCCACAAAGAGCTGTTGGAGGAAGAACAACATAAAGTTTAAGATGGTGCCAAACAGTAAATCACTTGATGCAATTAATGAGGCTGGTGGTGAGGCTATGAGataaaaatggattttaatttGGGTTTGTTTTCCCATCCAACACTAGATCATAAATGGATCTATTTACATTCAATATCAAATGATTGTGACATGATATCTTTGCATCAAAGTCAGGTTCTTAACAAATTAATAATTAGTAATCTGGATATAATCCAAAAAATTCAGTAAATTGCAGAGATTATGAATTCCCAAAAATGTAGACGATAATGAAAGTTATTTTGAGGACCATCCTGTGAATTGTGCATGTTTAACTCTATGATGGAAGATGTTTCCAGATCCTCTAAATTCTTTAtgtccctccctccatcctatTGTCTCAGCCCATCAGTCTGTGGTAGTTGGGTGTTCACCTATGAATCTGGTTCTACTCGAGGTTTCGGCCTCTTGTAAGGAAGTTTTCTGTTGCACTTGTTGCTAAGGATTAATGTTTGGTCTCTTGAAATGAAATTACAAAGAGTACAGTCTAGACGAGCTTTTTATGTGAAGTGTTATTCAATAACTTGAATTTTAATTTGGTGCtcatgaagataaaaaaaaattagcacACTATTAAtaaaatactgtatatatatatatatatactgtatatttatcaATGTTCAGCAGCTGACTTactaaaataattaattaataaaatactgtatatatatatatatatatatatatatatatatatatatactgtatatttatcaATGTTCAGCAGCTGACTTACATGTTTGAACTACCAACATTTAAAGTAAATGCACAGATGTGAAAACTCAATTTAacagtaacaacaacaaaaaagtaaaacaatatgctttgtaaatgtgttaaatTCAAAGAAGGAAAATGTTGCACTGTACACTGGAGGCAGTGGTGGATGTTACAGTACTCCTGTCTGCATCGGTGAACGTCCCCTCTGCTGGCTGATCGGACATcttcaaaaaaggaaacatacaAACTATTTATCCAGCATCAGTAGATCTTCAACTGAACTTCATCTGAGTGAGGTACGGAGTAGCTGACCTGGTAGCTTGTTGATTTGTCTGGATGCTTCCTAAGGCACAAGCGGAAGAGGGAGAAGGCAACAGAGGAGAGCAGGGACATGAAGGTGAAGAGGGTGATGGGATGCACTGGACCTGGGACAGTAAGGGGGAGAAATGACAAGGTCACAATGTTATAATGTGCACTAAACCATAGAATGACAGCTACTAGGACGGTGACAGGACAGAAAGGGAAGTGATAAGGCACCTAGTCTgagcacagagaagaagagcagccagaaCATGCAGAAGATTGGAGCCACGATGACCTGGCTGATGGCTGCTCTGTGGATCCTCTGGTTGAGTTTGGTAGGAACGTATGCATAGTAGATGTTGTATCTGTCGACCATATGCTTCAGGATCGCATAAAGTAGACCTGGAgggcacaaaaacacacacacaatgagaaGAAATATATgcacaaacaaaatacaaatttgCACAAATAATGGGAATAAATGGCAGATAACAGCAGGGAATTGTGTATGAAGAGGCCTCTTTGGACTGAGAATTTGACTTCAGACGTTAATAGGAGCTTGGTGTGCTCTAGACAGAGACAGGAGCAGAGTGGGCGTCTGGCTCGCAGCTCGCTGTGTCTTGGTGTCTGGGACTACAGCAGCAAATTCACACAGTCTGCATCGGACTGGCAGgcaggagaggagagcgaggTCAGAGTAAGAGGAGCGAAATCGCTAAACAGGGCTAAGAGGGGATGTGATGGGATGCAGAGGAATGACAGAAAAGAGGAGACACAgatggtcacttcctgttgctTACCAAAGGGAGTAATAATGGGACATGTGATGCTGTAGGTCATACTGACTGCAAATATACACATGGTCCAGGCATACTCCAGGCCAAACTGGAACTCGTAGGCCTGACTCTGCAGAGGCAATCACAAACAGTGAGAAATTCACATTTAGAAAAATTATATAATCTAATGtacctgaaaagaaaacagcgAGATAAGCACGAGAGGCTCAGTTTACCCTTTTAACGTGAATGCGCTCGGCCTGGGACTTGGCAAAGCAGAGTCGGAGGGCGTAGACCGTCAGCCCCGGGATACGAAGCAGCTCCATAGAAGTGCCGATCAGACTGGATGTGATGACATAGTTTACAAAGAATGCACCGTTGTCTGGAAGGAACACACAcctgaaaaaaaattaaataaaaacaacaacaaattaataaataaagataaagatattattacttttttacaAGCTGGGTCTTTTTGATGAACTTTATTTAGACAAAAAGAGTTCTCTTACTGGAATTTGACTTCTTTTTCATCCAGGAAGTTCACATCAAAGAGCCATGTGAAGAACAGGTCAAGactacagaagaaaaaaatagttaGAGAATTGACTCAAAACAATTGCAAGAATATATGAAATAAGGAGTATTGTGTGTGTTCTGATCTGCTCTAGGTGTACCTGGATAAACCAAGCGAGGGCAGGATGATGACCATGAAGACCAGCAGTAAAAAACACTTGTGCATTGTGACTTGGTTCTCCCCTGACCTAAGAAACATGGGATCGTAAGAATATCATTATGGGAAGCCTATTTAGCtaaaaatcatatttacaaAGTTCCCTTCAACCACTAATTTATTCTAAGTCAGCTGACTCTACATTAACTGGATCATTGGATTCATTAGCATAAACTACGCTTTGCACTCCAGTAAACAGTTGATTTGCATTCGCTGCCTCGCACATCGCTCAACACGTAGAGAGGGGGGTAGTTATGTAAAGAAAAGGGTGCTCATAGGTGCTGCGTGAGGATGTCTCCCTATGCACAGTTGttccgctcctcctcctcctgctgctagTCACCATGTGCTGCTCCTCTGCGCGCTGTGACTACTGTGCATATCATTATTCTCACATGGAGATCTCTATGACAACCTGCCCAGAATAACAGTGCAGGGAGAGTGGCGGgtggaaggagggagagagtaAAGGAAAAAAGTGCACCAgggtgaaaaagagagaaataaattagacaaggataaaaaaaaaaaaaggaatgctgAGAGTTGAGAGGATGACGGACAGCTTCACATGAAGGGTTCGTTTAAAAGGTAATTCCATttctgaggagagaggagagaggaggccgATGGCTGGTGAGTACCTGGTCCAGTGGGACTCAAAGAAGGCTGAGTAGTAGACGATGAAGGGCAGGAGCACGGAAAACGCCCACAGCAGGAGGGTTGGGAAGAACTGGGTAATGACCGGGCTCTGgtttggagaagaagaagattacTAAAGAGAAACTTAAAAAGGCAGCTTTAAGGTCACAACTTAATGTCAAACTCTGACCTGCAGACTCTCCACAGGCCTTGTGACGTTGAACTTGTCCATGGTGTTGACAATGATGGCAGGAGtggtgaggaagaagaggagcagaaagaggaggatgTTGAGGAGGACACAGCGGAGCCACCAGCGAGAACCGCACACTGACAGGTTCTCCCTGCAAGGTGACGGGGGAAATGATGTGTCTCAattcacagaaacagacagggCATTTAacactcttcctcttctcccgACACTCCCGCTCTTAATGTATTGACATAAGCCT encodes:
- the tmem63c gene encoding calcium permeable stress-gated cation channel 1, whose protein sequence is MAHSELFETLAPPVEGRSVELDVLSFLDSFGDGNSTAERCYRSHSRSSVLQGLPFGGVPTVLAINVVLWMFLLLIFSCLRKAAWDYGRLALLMENDSLTSLFYGEPSEKEKSPSESSPSDSDTKDMGFCSWLSSLYQMKDEEIRSKCGVDAVTYLSFQRHIILLMTVVCLLSLAVILPVNFSGNLQGDSPENFGRTTLANVSAKDSFLWLHSVFALVYFIITVLCMAHHSIRLEYREDEKVARTLMITCIPREISDPGLITKHFHEAYPSCTVNDIRFCFDVHKLMRLDLERRKAMKGRLYFATKAQKEGKIMIKTHPCAQIFCCDICGFEKVDAEQYYSELEEKRTDEFNAEKNRITMKRLGIAFVTFRDERMTAVIVKDYSRVHCRHKPQQSSITTVVQSQKWGVSYAPAPSDIIWENLSVCGSRWWLRCVLLNILLFLLLFFLTTPAIIVNTMDKFNVTRPVESLQSPVITQFFPTLLLWAFSVLLPFIVYYSAFFESHWTRSGENQVTMHKCFLLLVFMVIILPSLGLSSLDLFFTWLFDVNFLDEKEVKFQCVFLPDNGAFFVNYVITSSLIGTSMELLRIPGLTVYALRLCFAKSQAERIHVKRSQAYEFQFGLEYAWTMCIFAVSMTYSITCPIITPFGLLYAILKHMVDRYNIYYAYVPTKLNQRIHRAAISQVIVAPIFCMFWLLFFSVLRLGPVHPITLFTFMSLLSSVAFSLFRLCLRKHPDKSTSYQMSDQPAEGTFTDADRSTVTSTTASSLFVATVLLEPELALTPMPSPAHHSYGAMASSQSSSHGPAEEEECEEDHAQTHETELQDPPEPYCSSPLMDSPVGYQ